The following are encoded together in the Pleurocapsa sp. FMAR1 genome:
- the sfsA gene encoding DNA/RNA nuclease SfsA produces the protein MSLIYQYSPLLPGKLIKRYKRFLADIKLATGEIITAHCPNTGPMTGNCTPGSLVQVSKNNNPKRKLAYTWEMIAVNSAWVGVNTAMPNRVIKLALEQKLFPELASRYSNVRSEVPYGKDKKSRVDFLLTGEDTQLPIYLEVKSVTLSTDNVALFPDTVTLRGQKHLKELTALVNEAKPVMLYFINRSDCNVFAPSDRCDPLYGELLREAVIQGVEVLPCRFEITPPGIRYLGLADFLLHEPD, from the coding sequence ATGAGCCTAATATATCAATATTCCCCTCTTCTTCCAGGCAAACTAATCAAACGCTACAAAAGATTCCTTGCCGATATTAAATTAGCCACAGGGGAAATAATTACGGCTCATTGTCCCAATACCGGTCCGATGACGGGTAACTGTACCCCAGGAAGTTTAGTCCAGGTCTCTAAAAATAATAACCCTAAACGCAAGCTAGCATACACCTGGGAAATGATTGCGGTAAACTCTGCCTGGGTAGGAGTCAACACAGCAATGCCCAATCGAGTGATTAAGCTTGCTTTAGAGCAAAAACTGTTTCCCGAATTAGCATCTAGATATAGTAACGTGCGTTCAGAAGTTCCCTATGGCAAGGATAAAAAAAGTCGAGTTGATTTTTTGCTGACGGGAGAAGATACCCAACTACCAATATATCTTGAAGTCAAAAGCGTTACCCTGAGTACCGATAATGTAGCTTTATTTCCCGATACAGTTACTCTTCGCGGACAAAAGCACCTAAAAGAATTGACTGCTTTAGTAAACGAAGCAAAACCAGTAATGCTATATTTTATAAATCGTAGTGACTGTAATGTTTTCGCTCCCAGCGATCGCTGCGACCCTCTATATGGTGAATTACTTCGTGAAGCTGTAATCCAAGGAGTTGAGGTTTTGCCCTGTCGCTTTGAAATTACCCCGCCAGGAATTAGATATTTAGGACTGGCAGATTTTTTACTTCATGAACCTGATTAA
- a CDS encoding NUDIX hydrolase, with translation MSVGNEPPEILEQKLFYKGRKFDYEVIKLRLPNGVEGEWECIRHPGGALAVPVTSDGKFVLVKQYRFTVNGRLLEFPAGTVEANESPFETIKREIEEETGYRANAWQDMGKFILAPGYSDEYIYAFLAQDLEKLETPPQQDEDEDIEVVLMTEEELEQAILAGEPIDGKSIACFYMARAYLKR, from the coding sequence ATGTCTGTAGGTAACGAACCACCAGAAATTCTAGAGCAAAAACTTTTTTATAAAGGTCGTAAATTTGACTACGAAGTAATCAAACTGCGTTTACCTAACGGCGTTGAGGGAGAATGGGAATGTATCCGCCATCCTGGGGGAGCTTTAGCCGTGCCTGTAACTTCGGATGGTAAGTTTGTTTTAGTCAAACAATATCGCTTTACCGTTAATGGCAGACTATTAGAATTTCCTGCGGGGACAGTAGAAGCTAATGAGTCTCCATTTGAGACAATCAAACGAGAAATAGAAGAAGAAACGGGATATCGAGCAAATGCCTGGCAAGATATGGGTAAATTTATTCTTGCTCCTGGATATTCTGATGAATACATTTATGCTTTTCTCGCACAGGATTTAGAAAAGCTAGAAACACCACCCCAGCAAGACGAAGATGAAGATATAGAGGTAGTGTTAATGACGGAAGAAGAATTAGAACAAGCTATCTTAGCAGGAGAACCTATAGATGGAAAAAGCATTGCCTGTTTTTACATGGCGCGAGCTTATTTAAAACGATAA
- a CDS encoding LysR family transcriptional regulator translates to MDKFASMEAFAQVVRSGGFAAAARKMGVSRSTVNKLVINLENELKVQLLQRSTRQVNPTPTGLAFYERCVDILAEVEAAEIAVSQLQTEPKGTLKINAPMSFGTLHLGKAIAEFMAQYPDLQVQLTLDDRFIDPIAEGYDLTIRIAQPETSPSLVCQAIAPISRVLCASDGYLKRHGLPNHPLELREHSCLHYGQIVTGNQWQLINNNQEYQVTVKGVFCSNNGEVLKDAAVKGLGIALLPTFIIKQELEAETLAIVLPDYQPPAVSLCLIYPLNRHLNTKIRLFTEFFKQHFEDK, encoded by the coding sequence ATGGATAAGTTTGCCAGTATGGAAGCCTTTGCTCAAGTAGTACGCTCAGGTGGCTTTGCTGCTGCTGCCAGAAAGATGGGTGTATCCCGTTCAACTGTAAATAAGTTAGTAATCAACTTAGAAAATGAATTAAAAGTACAGCTACTACAGCGCAGCACCCGTCAGGTTAATCCCACACCCACAGGACTAGCTTTTTATGAACGATGTGTCGATATATTAGCGGAGGTGGAAGCAGCAGAAATTGCCGTGTCTCAGCTACAAACAGAACCAAAAGGAACGCTAAAAATTAATGCGCCTATGTCCTTTGGTACTTTACATTTAGGTAAGGCGATCGCCGAATTTATGGCTCAATACCCAGATTTGCAGGTACAGCTAACCCTAGACGATCGCTTTATCGATCCAATTGCCGAAGGATACGATCTAACCATTAGAATTGCCCAACCTGAGACATCTCCCAGCCTGGTATGTCAGGCGATCGCTCCTATATCCAGAGTTCTGTGTGCTTCTGATGGCTATCTTAAACGCCATGGACTGCCTAACCATCCTTTAGAGTTAAGGGAGCATTCCTGTCTGCATTATGGGCAGATAGTGACAGGAAACCAATGGCAGTTAATCAACAATAACCAAGAGTATCAGGTGACAGTTAAGGGCGTATTTTGTTCTAATAATGGTGAGGTATTAAAAGATGCAGCCGTTAAAGGTTTGGGTATTGCTCTGTTGCCTACCTTTATTATTAAACAAGAACTAGAAGCAGAAACTCTGGCGATCGTCTTACCTGACTATCAACCACCGGCAGTTTCTCTGTGCCTTATATATCCTTTGAATCGACATTTGAATACTAAGATCCGACTATTCACTGAGTTTTTTAAGCAACATTTTGAGGATAAATAG
- a CDS encoding pirin family protein encodes MITIRPQAERGTANFSWLDSKHSFSFGNYYDPQQMGFASLRVINEDKIIPGKGFGTHGHQDMEIISYVLSGELAHKDSMGNGSTIRPGNVQRMSAGTGVRHSEFNASDTEPVHLLQIWIMPEQRGLKPSYEEKKFAPEAKQGKLRLVGSKDGRDNSVTIHQNVDLYLASLTSGDRLTHEVKNDRVAWLQVAKGAVLLNEKLLQAGDGAAVTDEAQIAIAGNSKDSEILLFDMAK; translated from the coding sequence ATGATTACAATTCGTCCTCAAGCAGAAAGGGGTACAGCCAACTTTAGCTGGCTAGATAGCAAACATAGCTTTTCTTTTGGCAACTATTACGATCCACAACAGATGGGTTTTGCCAGCTTACGAGTAATCAATGAAGATAAAATAATACCAGGTAAAGGTTTTGGTACTCACGGACATCAAGATATGGAAATCATTTCTTATGTCCTCTCAGGAGAATTGGCACATAAAGATAGTATGGGCAATGGTTCAACAATTCGCCCAGGAAACGTGCAGCGAATGTCGGCGGGGACAGGGGTTAGACACAGCGAATTCAATGCTTCAGATACCGAGCCTGTTCATTTACTACAAATCTGGATTATGCCAGAGCAAAGAGGCTTAAAACCTAGCTATGAAGAAAAAAAATTTGCCCCTGAAGCCAAACAAGGCAAATTAAGATTGGTAGGCTCAAAAGATGGGCGAGATAACTCTGTAACTATCCATCAAAATGTAGATCTTTATCTAGCTAGCTTAACTTCTGGCGATCGCTTAACTCACGAAGTCAAAAATGACCGTGTAGCTTGGCTACAGGTAGCAAAAGGAGCAGTGTTGCTAAACGAAAAACTACTCCAGGCTGGGGATGGTGCGGCAGTTACTGATGAAGCTCAAATTGCGATCGCTGGAAATAGCAAAGACAGTGAAATATTATTGTTTGACATGGCAAAGTAA
- a CDS encoding tetratricopeptide repeat protein produces the protein MSKLNWLISLIACAGITSISLPVRGQAVLPYIPKLDSGKLEAQGLQLLQDAVQLIRFQQYDLALPRAELATQLASGNYETWFVLGGLYIQEKKINKGIKALEKAEALAPKEEESILFSLGNAYFRKGDYEAARDKLEAGLDIKQNSPEALFDLGNTYLKLSEFDQAIESYETAFAQEASFWPALNNVGLVEYEQGDRDKAIEKWQSVLKVDGKQAEPQLALAVALFTEGDVQKGIELGKAALAIDNRYADIQFLQDNLWGEKLIEDTRKFLNNPQIQEMVSNFKDSPAEGKSELPPIP, from the coding sequence GTGTCTAAACTTAACTGGTTGATTTCTCTGATAGCTTGCGCTGGCATTACTAGTATATCTTTGCCAGTTAGGGGACAAGCCGTACTACCATACATACCTAAGCTAGATTCAGGAAAACTAGAGGCACAGGGGCTGCAACTGCTTCAAGACGCAGTACAGCTAATTCGCTTTCAACAGTATGATTTAGCATTACCTAGAGCCGAATTAGCAACTCAGTTAGCTTCTGGTAACTACGAAACCTGGTTTGTTCTTGGAGGTCTGTATATTCAAGAAAAAAAGATTAACAAAGGTATAAAAGCTTTAGAAAAAGCGGAGGCTCTTGCCCCAAAAGAAGAAGAAAGTATCTTATTTAGTTTAGGTAATGCTTATTTTCGCAAAGGTGATTATGAAGCAGCCAGAGATAAGCTAGAAGCAGGCTTAGATATAAAGCAAAATTCCCCAGAAGCATTATTTGATTTGGGTAATACCTATCTCAAATTATCTGAGTTTGACCAAGCAATTGAATCCTATGAAACAGCTTTTGCTCAAGAAGCAAGTTTTTGGCCCGCACTGAATAATGTGGGCTTGGTAGAATATGAGCAAGGCGATCGCGATAAAGCAATTGAGAAATGGCAGTCTGTGCTTAAAGTAGACGGCAAACAGGCAGAGCCTCAACTAGCTTTGGCTGTAGCTCTGTTTACCGAGGGAGATGTTCAAAAGGGGATTGAATTGGGTAAAGCAGCTTTAGCAATTGATAATCGCTATGCAGATATTCAATTTTTACAAGACAACCTTTGGGGAGAAAAGTTAATTGAAGATACCCGTAAGTTTTTGAATAATCCGCAAATACAGGAGATGGTCTCTAATTTTAAGGATTCACCAGCAGAAGGGAAATCAGAACTTCCCCCTATACCTTAG
- the fghA gene encoding S-formylglutathione hydrolase has translation MFNSLSLKSEYRCFDGTVAYYTHHSDSCNCDLNFAVYLPPLAQSQPVPVLYYLSGLTCNEENFITKAGAQRYAAELGIMLVAPDTSPRNTGIPGEDETWDLGSGAGFYINATEKPWSEHYQMYSYITQELPQLIKDNFSVKPEKQSILGHSMGGHGALICALKNPQQYQSVSAFAPIAAPMNCPWGNKSFTAYLGSARQKWAEYDATELIKQTQLNSTILIDQGTADQFYEQKQLLPENFQQACQQVGQDLNLRWQTGYDHSYFTISTFIKDHMQHHAVYLNK, from the coding sequence ATGTTTAATTCTTTAAGTCTAAAATCCGAATATCGCTGTTTTGATGGTACTGTTGCTTACTATACTCATCATTCAGACTCCTGTAACTGCGATCTGAATTTTGCAGTTTATCTTCCTCCTCTGGCACAATCTCAACCAGTCCCAGTTCTTTATTACCTTTCAGGCTTAACCTGCAACGAAGAAAATTTTATTACCAAAGCTGGCGCACAACGTTACGCTGCTGAGTTAGGAATTATGTTGGTTGCGCCTGATACTAGCCCCCGCAATACAGGCATACCTGGAGAAGACGAGACGTGGGATTTGGGTAGTGGTGCAGGATTCTACATAAATGCGACGGAGAAGCCCTGGAGTGAACATTACCAGATGTATAGCTATATTACCCAAGAGTTGCCACAGTTGATTAAAGATAACTTTTCAGTTAAACCAGAAAAACAAAGTATTTTGGGACATTCTATGGGAGGACATGGTGCCTTAATTTGTGCTTTAAAAAATCCCCAACAATACCAATCAGTATCCGCCTTTGCACCCATAGCAGCACCGATGAATTGTCCCTGGGGGAACAAAAGTTTTACGGCATATTTAGGTAGCGCTCGCCAAAAGTGGGCAGAATACGATGCCACTGAATTGATTAAGCAAACCCAATTAAATTCTACAATCCTAATCGATCAGGGTACTGCCGATCAATTTTATGAGCAAAAACAGTTATTACCAGAAAATTTTCAACAAGCCTGTCAGCAAGTAGGACAAGATTTAAATTTACGCTGGCAAACGGGATACGATCACAGCTATTTTACGATTAGTACGTTTATAAAGGATCATATGCAGCATCATGCTGTGTATTTAAATAAGTAG
- the yaaA gene encoding peroxide stress protein YaaA: MLILISPAKTLDFETPASVEYFSQPYFLADTEVLVEQLRQLSAPEISSLMKISDKLGELNASRYQTWQPSFDHTTAKQALLAFQGDVYQGMAVDNFNQQDFDFAQEHLRILSGLYGLLKPLDLIQPYRLEMGTKLTHSKLKDLSVNTLYEFWQDKLTLAINQQLEQLNLKTVINLASDEYFKAVKPKLLKGDIITPVFKDWKQGKYKIISFYAKKARGMMAAYIIKNKLQNTQDLKNFSEAGYGYNDELSDRQNLVFTRHK; the protein is encoded by the coding sequence GTGCTGATCTTAATTTCCCCTGCCAAAACCCTAGATTTTGAAACTCCTGCAAGTGTCGAGTATTTTTCTCAACCATATTTTTTAGCTGATACAGAGGTTTTAGTTGAGCAACTACGTCAGCTATCAGCACCAGAGATTTCATCGCTGATGAAAATTAGCGATAAGTTAGGAGAGTTAAACGCATCCCGCTATCAGACTTGGCAACCTTCATTCGATCATACGACTGCTAAACAGGCTTTACTGGCTTTTCAAGGAGATGTTTATCAGGGAATGGCTGTTGATAATTTTAACCAGCAAGATTTTGACTTTGCTCAAGAACATTTAAGAATTTTGTCTGGGTTGTATGGTCTACTTAAACCATTAGATTTGATTCAACCTTATCGCTTAGAAATGGGTACAAAATTAACTCACTCTAAGCTAAAAGATTTATCAGTCAATACTCTTTATGAATTTTGGCAGGATAAGCTAACTTTAGCCATTAATCAGCAATTGGAGCAATTAAATCTCAAAACCGTAATTAATTTAGCTTCAGACGAGTATTTCAAAGCAGTTAAGCCAAAATTACTGAAAGGAGATATTATTACCCCTGTATTTAAAGATTGGAAGCAGGGAAAATACAAAATAATTAGTTTTTATGCCAAGAAGGCTCGCGGTATGATGGCTGCATACATTATTAAAAATAAATTGCAAAATACCCAAGACCTAAAAAATTTCAGCGAAGCTGGCTATGGTTATAATGATGAATTATCCGATCGCCAGAATCTAGTCTTTACCCGCCACAAATAG
- a CDS encoding LysR family transcriptional regulator has protein sequence MIPATLHQLKVFETVARNGSFTRAAEELLITQPTVSSQVKQLTKAIGLPLFEQIGKSLYLTDAGKELLITCQDIFEKLSNFQMKVADLKGTKEGQLNLGVITTAKYFVPRLLGSFCQHYPGVDVALKVTNHQEIQQRMLENKDDLYVVSNPHRDIDLISKPFLNNPLVVVARKDHPLAGQKNISLTELNDLFFVMREKGSGTREAIFELFSQHDIAVKVKLELGSNEAIKQAIAGGLGISILSEHCLISERILGELTVLDFQNFPIKRRWFVSHLTGKKLSVIAETFLDYLLEESPKMTFPESSILAQLAQ, from the coding sequence TTGATTCCAGCAACTCTGCATCAGTTAAAGGTATTTGAGACGGTGGCGCGCAATGGCAGTTTTACCCGTGCAGCCGAGGAATTATTGATTACTCAACCCACTGTTTCTAGCCAAGTAAAGCAGTTGACCAAGGCTATTGGCTTGCCTTTATTTGAGCAAATAGGTAAAAGCCTCTACTTGACTGATGCTGGTAAAGAGTTGCTAATTACCTGCCAAGATATTTTTGAGAAGCTGAGTAATTTTCAGATGAAGGTGGCAGATCTCAAAGGCACGAAAGAGGGACAGTTGAATCTGGGGGTAATTACAACCGCCAAGTATTTTGTTCCCAGGCTGCTTGGCTCTTTTTGTCAGCATTATCCTGGTGTTGATGTGGCACTCAAAGTAACTAACCACCAGGAAATTCAGCAGCGAATGCTAGAAAATAAAGATGATTTGTATGTAGTTAGTAATCCTCACCGAGATATTGACCTAATCAGTAAGCCATTTTTGAACAATCCTTTAGTTGTTGTCGCCAGGAAAGATCACCCCTTAGCAGGGCAAAAAAATATTAGTTTGACTGAATTAAACGATCTCTTTTTTGTTATGAGGGAGAAGGGTTCAGGAACTAGAGAAGCAATTTTTGAGCTATTTAGTCAGCATGATATTGCTGTAAAGGTCAAGCTAGAGTTAGGCAGTAATGAAGCAATCAAACAAGCGATCGCAGGAGGATTAGGCATATCAATCCTTTCAGAACACTGTCTCATTTCTGAGAGGATATTAGGCGAGTTGACTGTTTTAGATTTCCAAAATTTTCCTATCAAAAGGCGTTGGTTTGTATCTCACTTAACAGGCAAAAAACTTTCGGTGATTGCCGAAACATTTTTAGACTATTTGCTTGAAGAAAGTCCAAAAATGACTTTTCCAGAATCGAGTATTTTAGCCCAACTTGCTCAGTAG
- a CDS encoding DNA polymerase III subunit delta' (catalyzes the DNA-template-directed extension of the 3'-end of a DNA strand; the delta' subunit seems to interact with the gamma subunit to transfer the beta subunit on the DNA) gives MDAFQDILGQDKAVELLQQAVKLDRIAPAYLFCGSSGIGRSMAAKSFARLLLSMGLTPEKLPKVARKLATGNHPDLLWVEPTYLSKGELYTAKQATEQGLQYKTPPKIRIEQIRNLTQFLHRPILEAKRKVVVIEDSQTMAEAPANALLKTLEEPGKATLILIAPDADLLLSTLVSRCQRIQFYSLSEANLKTILVNQGYQAILEYSELMAIAQGSPGKAIAAWNQLQTIPNQLLYQLKQSIKTPLQAMQLAQTITDELDPSTQLWLIDYLQYYYWQQNQRSNLMHQWEKTRRYLLSYVQPRLVWECALLSLVD, from the coding sequence ATGGATGCTTTCCAAGATATACTAGGTCAAGATAAAGCGGTTGAATTATTACAACAGGCGGTAAAGCTAGACCGCATTGCTCCAGCATATTTGTTTTGTGGCTCTTCGGGTATTGGTCGTAGTATGGCTGCAAAAAGTTTTGCTCGGCTATTGCTTAGTATGGGTTTAACTCCAGAAAAGCTACCTAAAGTTGCTAGAAAACTAGCCACAGGGAATCATCCAGACTTACTTTGGGTAGAGCCTACATATCTGAGTAAAGGTGAATTGTATACCGCTAAACAAGCTACTGAGCAAGGTTTGCAATACAAAACACCTCCCAAAATTCGGATTGAACAAATTCGTAATCTGACTCAATTTCTTCATCGCCCTATACTTGAAGCCAAGAGAAAGGTTGTAGTTATTGAAGATTCTCAAACTATGGCAGAAGCACCAGCTAATGCCTTATTAAAAACCTTAGAAGAGCCAGGCAAAGCCACCCTAATTTTAATTGCTCCTGATGCGGATTTATTATTAAGTACATTAGTATCGCGCTGTCAGCGTATTCAGTTTTATTCTCTATCTGAAGCTAATTTAAAAACAATACTCGTAAATCAAGGATATCAGGCAATTTTAGAATACTCTGAGCTAATGGCGATCGCCCAAGGAAGTCCAGGAAAAGCGATCGCTGCCTGGAATCAGCTACAGACAATTCCAAATCAACTACTGTATCAACTCAAACAGTCAATTAAAACACCTCTACAGGCTATGCAATTAGCCCAAACAATTACTGACGAGCTAGATCCGTCAACTCAACTTTGGTTAATAGACTATCTGCAATACTACTATTGGCAGCAAAACCAACGAAGTAATCTGATGCACCAGTGGGAAAAAACTCGTCGATATCTCTTGAGTTATGTGCAGCCTCGACTTGTTTGGGAATGCGCTTTGCTGAGTCTTGTGGACTAA
- a CDS encoding FHA domain-containing protein yields MTAKPVIHREEHILIVTDGKGHREIKLKDEVYSLGRGMQCSIVLQSQFVSRHHATLVRRQEEERNCYRLIDGDSEGNTSVNGLLIKGKKVRFHDLKHGDKVIFGPQVEAVYQYREYDIFPTIPPDDPYDITLIDPAMMDVDEEGE; encoded by the coding sequence ATGACTGCAAAACCTGTAATACATCGAGAAGAGCATATTTTAATTGTTACCGATGGCAAAGGACACCGAGAAATAAAGCTTAAAGATGAAGTTTATTCTTTGGGTCGAGGTATGCAATGTAGTATTGTACTGCAATCTCAATTTGTATCTCGTCATCACGCTACTTTAGTCAGACGACAAGAAGAAGAGCGTAATTGTTATCGGCTTATTGATGGTGACTCCGAAGGCAATACCAGCGTCAATGGATTATTGATTAAAGGTAAAAAAGTTAGGTTTCACGATCTAAAACATGGCGATAAAGTTATTTTTGGTCCTCAAGTAGAAGCAGTATATCAGTATCGTGAATATGATATTTTTCCGACTATTCCTCCTGACGATCCCTATGACATTACCTTAATTGATCCTGCCATGATGGATGTAGATGAGGAAGGAGAGTAA